The DNA sequence ATATTGGGCTGGTACCCATAGAGTTAATATAGTAGAAATGCTGAATGAGATATTAAAAGATATAAATCTGGAGTGTATATGAAAATCTCATCATACTACCCTGTTTTCCTGGATATTTATTCAATTTGACAATTTTTGGATGGTTTTGTATAGTTAATTTTACGTAACTGATTGAAGCTGCTATTGAACCTATGGAATTTTATTACAAAAAATCATATATATTTGGCAAGATAAGACAATGAACAAACTCATAGTATCTTTACTCTATTTGGCTTTAACTTTATTTCAACAAACTGCATTCTCCGCAGATAAAAAATATCAAAACGATGTTGTAGCAACGGTTAATGGTAAAAAAATATTACAAGAAGACATAAGTAACAGGCTCAGTAACTTTAAGGATGTAGATCCTGATACTCTGGATACTATCAAACAAGAAATCATAGATCAATTGATTACTGATATCCTGCTGGAAGAGTTCATTGATAAGCAAGGTTTAGTGATTGCACCGGAAGAGATTGAAAGGGAGATAGATCAGATAAGAGGCACTATTGGTGGTACCCAATCACTGGAACAAGTCCTTACATCTATTGGCTCTCATATGATGGAATTCAAAAAAAGTGTAAAACACTCTATTGCCCTTGAAAAATATTTTCATGATAAACTTGATGACAGGATGTTAGAGAAGTTTTTTGAGGAGAACAAAAATCTCTTTAATGGCGAATCGGTAAAGGTAAGTCACATCCTCGTAGATACAAGAAATATGAAGACACCGGAAGAATATACTCAAGCGCTTGAGCATATTAAAAATATTAAAAAGGAAATTGACCAGGGAAGTACCTTTGATGAAACCGCAAGAAAATATTCCAACTGCCCGTCTGCCCTCATTGGTGGAGATTTAGGGTTTATTCAGAGAAAGAGTAATCTTGCAAAGTCATTTTCAGACACTGCATTTGCCTTACAGGTGGATCAAATGGGTGGACCAATTCGGACAGAATATGGATATCATCTCATAAAGGTTACTGATAAGAAAGAAGGTTCTCGTATTCAATTTACAAGCGTTAAGGAGAAAGTGCGTTTAGAAGTACTTGATGCTGAAATCCTTAAACTACTCGATCGCCTTCGGAAGGAAGCTCAGATTGTAGCCAACTAAAAGAAACCAATAATACAATCCCCATAGTTGTTGATTTTATTTGATCAAAGATATTTCTCTATACTTATTGTTTCTCTTTGTAGATATAATCAGATATCTCTTCTGAGGCAACAATTTTCTGGGCAAGCGCATAGGTAAGCTTTTGAATAGCATCATCCACCGCCGGAGCAAAATTAGGACCTGTAGTCATCCACCACTCATACTCTACCTTAGAAGTTACAAAATCAAGCCCTTTTCCTTCCACAGAAATATCCGAATCCCATACTTTATTGAGGTTTGGATCTAAAAAAGATGCCGTTACCGAAAGGTTATGTTTTCCAACAGCTCTCCATACAGATTCTTCAATATAAAGTTCAATTTCTGAATCCTTTAAACTAACAGATAAAATGCCATCCAGACCTTTTTTACTCAAATATTCCTTACTTTGCAGATCACCTATTGGTATTACATTCTTAAAGACAGCCTTTGACATTTCCTCTAATTTCGAAGAGAGAGATTTTCCGATGGGAAAAACAAAATTCGGAAAAACATAGCGAGGTGAACCAGCTTCATATTGCCTTAGTGGCGCTTCTTGAACAAAATTACGCAAATGAGGCTCAATGTACAAACCTACAGTAATAGGTAATGGAGTTATTTGATAAAGTCTTTTATCAAGATCGGGAGAAAGTCTTACTGGCGGTCTTTGCCCACTTAAACATCCTGTCAAGACAAGAAAAGAAAGCAAAGCAACCCAATATTTATATGAGATAGATTTCATGAAATACATAGAACAAACAAATACCTTTCATGCGATTGATATGTATGTGCTATAATGGTATCCTTTGAAAGGGCAGTAACAGAGACTTATTTACCAGACATTACACAAAATCAGCAATATTTGTCAAGATTTTTATCTTTTCCACTTTACCGGTATGTCACTACTTTCTCTGCCAACCATAACAACACCCTTTATCTTTCTCAATCGGGTATATACAGGATATGTTTTTAAAAGAATAGGGTCGCCACTTTTGGGACTTAATATTTCACTCGTTGCTGTTACTCCAGTCTTCAGTGTCTGCCATATTGGACAATCCTTACAAGCTAGTGCGAACTTATGCTTTATTAGGAAGCATTTTTTTCCTAGTGGCCGCCCCGTGAAAAAATGCCTTGCTGCCTTATTGAGATTTACCACCTTAAACTCTGTATCAAATACCACTATAGGGTCTGTTATCATATCGAAAATACGGTCAAATTCTCCCCATCTTTTCTTTTTCCTCACAGAAGATGCATGCTTCTTGCTAATGTTTCCGTGAGCCTGTATATCAGCATTCAAATGCGTTGACCCTGATTTTGGATTATATCTTTTTGCAAACAAGTTTTGATCTCTTAATAATAATTTTTATTTACTTCTTCACCACAATAAAACGATGCTTATAGATGTGTTATCAAAATCAAGCAATTAGCATACCGCAAAATACTTGTAAGCAATGCATAATAACTATATTTACACAAGTGTTTAAGTAATTACTATATAAGGAAACACCGTTATAGATAATAGTTTATTTTGCAGAGAAAGAAGTACTTTACGTGCAGGTAATTTTGGTGGTAATCAACCAGTGTTTGAAAATAGGTAGTTGTGAGCAAATATCTACGGCATGGAAAACAATTGCTCTGGAAGTCTTATGCTTAATACAGGACAAGGGGCCTTTTGTATAACCCTTTCAGCAACACTTCCAATTAATATATGCTTTAGTCCAGTTCTGCCATGCGTACCCATAATTATTAAATCTACTTGCTTGTCTTTAGCGGCCTTTATTATCTCAACAAATGGAATGCCCTTAACAATAAAAGTATCTACATAAATTTTTTCTCGTGTTTTACCAGGTATCAGGTTTATAAGCCGTATTTTGAGATTATCTGTCTGTTGATCTTCTAAAGAGAGGTCAATTTGTTTTACTACATCTCCCACATTGTTTATGTGCGTTTCTATAACATATATAAGATACAACGATGCCTGATCTTTCATTGATAAGTCAATTGCATAGTTTAATGCATAGGTAGAACAGGGGGAAAAGTCAATAGGGCAAAGTATTTTCTTTAATGTAGTCATATTTCAATAATAAAAAAAGGCAGTTGTTAAGAGAAGCAGATAACAACTGCCTTTATATGAGGATATTACTTAAAATCTTTTGTGTAATAATATCACGATTAGTGCTGTCCGCTTGGATGAAGCGCACTGGCACCTAAATCCAGGGATATAAACCGAATATCTTTCTCTTCGAGGTAAACCTTTGTATGAGCAGTTGCACCACCATGTTCATGAACTGAGATTTCATACATTCCAGGCTTTAATTCAAATACACAGGTACCGTTCTGCCCTGTTGTGCAAGTATTATCGCCAACCTTAATCTCTGCCCCTTCAATAGGCGTACCGATAGCAATTGCAGTAACCCATAACTTTGCAGGTTTAACTGTATAAGCCTGAGCTGTTGTCATACCAATTCCTGTGGCCAATGCCACACCCATTAACCCTGCAAATATTTTTTTAAACATAACTACTTTCTCCTTTCTTATTGATTTGATAGTAAAATTTATTTAGATACCATAAAAGCATATAATAGTTCCCCCTCTTTTCCACCCCCTTTCGCCATATTTATTATACTTTTACCAATAAATATTGTCCCATTATACACCTTAAAATATCTTCGTCAAGATATATATTTGCTTAGGAAACTTGTGGCAAAGGGAATTTGAGAAGACAATGATACCTCATAAGTGTATAATATTTTTGTTACTATCTTTAAGTTCAGTCTCTCAACAATTCAGAAATACATCCAGGCACAGAGAATTATTTCTCCTTTGTCTGATTAATTTTTACGATAAGTTCTCCCTTATTATCCTTAAATCCTTTACCGTAAAGCCCGATTATATCATCGTTCATGGATAGATATAAGAACTCACCATCTTCACTAGGAAGGATACGAATAGACCCGGAAATTCCCATAGGAAATATTCTGCCATAATCTCCAATTCTGCCAAAAAGCTTTCCAATAGGTTGCCCCGGTTGCACATAATCCTTCAAAGCATCGATGGGAATACCATCGGCAGTATGTCCATTTGGAAATAATTTGGGATTAAAAGACCATACATCATCCTTTTCCACTTTCCAGCATAAGCTTGTATTCTCCTGTACTACAACATCGGTCATTTCCCATACTACATTAGCATGAGCAATTACCGTTTCGGCTCGTGCAGAAGCAAATGCCATGAACAGAATATTGCCCGCAAACAAGATCCCTATAAGTATTTTTCCTGTTAACAGAGTTCTTAATTGTAGAACGGTACAGATCATTTCAATTCCCTTATAACAAACATTCCGTCTGGTGGATTCATCAGGACAACTTTAATCCTATCGTGCCATAATTCGCCAAACTCTTTTATTTCTGCATCAGTCCCCTTGCCTGTTACTGCTAATGGCATCAAATCTCCCATTTTGGGATTGGCAGGAAGCATATAATTGCTATAGCTAATCTCTATTCTTTTTTTATTATCCAATCTTTCAAATATTACCGTACACACTGCATCCTCATCCGCTTCTTGTGTTTCATCAAAAGATAATAAATTTTGTCTGTTATATCTACCGCCGCCCAATCCTTTAAAACCACTTTCTCCTGCGGCACCGGTAACTAAGGTAACGACTTGTGATATCGGACCATTTACCTTATAGTCTATTCCCCCTTTAAATATTACCCTCATTTGTCCACGTATCGGGATCTCATTACCGTACAGACTCTTCAAGGCCAATTGTGTTAGTTTATATGCACCAGAAACTGCCGGACATGAATGTCCTGCAAATTTTACAGCGTCGGTATAAGTAAAAACAAAAGCCTCATTTCTATCCATTGCACCTAATGCTATGGCGAGTGGATCTTTAATCTTGATAGGTTCTACTGTATTAAAAAAAGGTTTATTAAATTTCGTTTGTTCCATTGACATACATTTCTCCTTCATGAAAAATTTTCTGCTCCACAACAATGCTTCTATTAATCTCAGTCATATTAATCTTCGAGAGTAGATA is a window from the Candidatus Jettenia sp. genome containing:
- a CDS encoding peptidylprolyl isomerase, coding for MNKLIVSLLYLALTLFQQTAFSADKKYQNDVVATVNGKKILQEDISNRLSNFKDVDPDTLDTIKQEIIDQLITDILLEEFIDKQGLVIAPEEIEREIDQIRGTIGGTQSLEQVLTSIGSHMMEFKKSVKHSIALEKYFHDKLDDRMLEKFFEENKNLFNGESVKVSHILVDTRNMKTPEEYTQALEHIKNIKKEIDQGSTFDETARKYSNCPSALIGGDLGFIQRKSNLAKSFSDTAFALQVDQMGGPIRTEYGYHLIKVTDKKEGSRIQFTSVKEKVRLEVLDAEILKLLDRLRKEAQIVAN
- a CDS encoding universal stress protein, coding for MTTLKKILCPIDFSPCSTYALNYAIDLSMKDQASLYLIYVIETHINNVGDVVKQIDLSLEDQQTDNLKIRLINLIPGKTREKIYVDTFIVKGIPFVEIIKAAKDKQVDLIIMGTHGRTGLKHILIGSVAERVIQKAPCPVLSIRLPEQLFSMP